Part of the Chromatiales bacterium genome, GGCCGGGGTGGTCGGCCAGGCGCGCGCGCACCGCGGCTGCCACGGTGTCCGTGTCGGCGCCCGGTTGCAGGTACAGGCCGACGCTGCCCACGGCCGGATCGTCCCAGTGGGCATCATAGAGCGCGCGGCGCATCACCAGCTGGCCCTGGTCGCTGCCGTAGTCCTGGTAGATGCCGGCTACCTGGAGGGCCACCGGTCCGCGCGCGGTGTAGAGCGTGAGGCTATCGCCGGCTGCGAGTCCGTGCCGATAGGCCAGCGGTTCGGAGACGAGCAGGGCCTGTTCCCCGTCGAAGGCGGGCCAGCTGCCGCCGGGCCGTTCGGCCAGCAGTCGGAAGCCCCGGTAGCTGGCCGGGGCCATCTGGATGGCAAGGGTCTCCACCGGGCCGAGACCGGTCTCCAGGGTGACCTGCCGGCCGGTGCTGATGGCCGCCACGCCGGGCAGCCCGCGCAGGTCGTCGACCAGGGCCTCCGGCAGGTGGCCGCCGCTGCGCAGGCTCGTGCTGGCCGCTGCGGCGACATACATGTCGCCCTGCAGGGTCTGGTCCAGCCAGCTCGTCACGCTGTGGCGAAAGCTGCCGGTCATCAGGCCCACGCCGATGCTGGCGGCCACCGCGATGCCCAGCGCCGCCACGGCCACGCCGCTGCGGCTGAGGCCGGCCCCGGTGTCGCGGGCGGCGAGGTGGCCGATGCCCGGCAACAGCCGGTCGAGCAGGGGGGCGGCCAGGCGCGTGAGCAGCTGCAGCAGCGCCGGGGCCAGCAGGGCGGCACCGAGGATGACCAGGAACAGGGCGACGAAGCCCGGCAGCAGGGCCCGCACCGGGTAGTGGGCGAGGCCGTAGCCGCCGGCGACGAGCAGCAGGCCCATGGCATTGAGCAGCGGCAGGCGGCGGCGGATGCCGGCCTCCAGCGACGAGCGCCGCTGGGTGGTGATGGGCGGGGTACGGCCGGCCTCCAGGGCGGCGGGCAGGCCGGCGACGAGTGCGGCGGCAAGCCCCAGGCCGGCGCCGGTGGCCAGGACGGCGGGGGCGACGCGCACCGCCTCCAGCGTCAGCTGGAAATAGAGGTCGTTGATGGTCTGAACCACCCGGTCGAGCAGGACCTCGGCCAGTGCCACGCCGAGGACGAGCCCGAACAGGATGCCGAGCAGGGCGAGCAGGCCGGTCTCGAGCAGGATGAGGCGCACGACCTGGCGGGGCTCCACGCCCAGCATGCGGTAGATGCCGAGTACGGGGCGGCGGCGCAGCACCGCGAAGGTCATGGTGTTGTAGATGAGAAAGCCGCCAACCACGATGGCCAGCAGGCTCATG contains:
- a CDS encoding FtsX-like permease family protein gives rise to the protein MSLLLRAGRRFLLGQRWQTLLAVLGVALGVAIVVAVDLANDSARRAFEASMDGVTGRATHQLLGPPEGLPGETYASLRRTGLLPAAAPVVEGLVQHRDETLRLIGIDPFAEADFRPALADDRQADLNRFLTGPGALLPASTAARLDLSPGTDFEVTVAGRVQTLALTGLLEGDADVDGLLWVDVATAQTLLGRGNRLDRIDLYLPAEDAQGLARLRDALPPGLRLVTAEARGNAQREMTRAFETNLAAMSLLAIVVGGFLIYNTMTFAVLRRRPVLGIYRMLGVEPRQVVRLILLETGLLALLGILFGLVLGVALAEVLLDRVVQTINDLYFQLTLEAVRVAPAVLATGAGLGLAAALVAGLPAALEAGRTPPITTQRRSSLEAGIRRRLPLLNAMGLLLVAGGYGLAHYPVRALLPGFVALFLVILGAALLAPALLQLLTRLAAPLLDRLLPGIGHLAARDTGAGLSRSGVAVAALGIAVAASIGVGLMTGSFRHSVTSWLDQTLQGDMYVAAAASTSLRSGGHLPEALVDDLRGLPGVAAISTGRQVTLETGLGPVETLAIQMAPASYRGFRLLAERPGGSWPAFDGEQALLVSEPLAYRHGLAAGDSLTLYTARGPVALQVAGIYQDYGSDQGQLVMRRALYDAHWDDPAVGSVGLYLQPGADTDTVAAAVRARLADHPGRAVLSLTREIRERSLVIFDRTFAVTDVLRLLMIGIAFIGILSALSAMQLERRRDHATLRALGVTPWELWRLVALQALLIALAALLLAGPLGLVMSQLLVEVINLRAFGWRLPLSIGPAAFVEATLLALAAALLASIVPAWRIARTPPAEALREE